A genomic segment from Aegilops tauschii subsp. strangulata cultivar AL8/78 chromosome 1, Aet v6.0, whole genome shotgun sequence encodes:
- the LOC109784876 gene encoding uncharacterized protein yields the protein MEGDLIHIKMHHGGTFSMEGPLTYDGGEVSIFRDCDSERTSYFRLVRMAKDVGFKDGDELYYTVPGCSLDEGIDLIHDDNSVVKMLNFAKKHNFANIYLKHKDHENMSADPRSGLRTNQKLPAETWHVHQQTGKHNLMAHNEATKSENTHTFISVGANLHDVT from the exons ATGGAGGGGGATTTGATCCATATCAAAATGCATCATGGGGGTACATTTTCAATGGAAGGACCACTTACTTATGATGGTGGCGAAGTGTCTATTTTTCGAGACTGTGACAGTGAGCGTACATCGTATTTTCGTCTAGTTCGCATGGCTAAAGACGTAGGTTTCAAGGATGGTGATGAGTTATATTATACAGTCCCTGGTTGTAGCCTTGACGAAGGAATTGATTTAATTCATGATGACAATTCAGTCGTTAAGATGTTGAACTTCGCAAAGAAACACAACTTTGCAAACATCTATCTTAAACATAAAGACCATGAAAATATGTCTGCTGATCCAAGATCTGGTCTGCGCACTAATCAGAAACTTCCAGCAGAG ACATGGCATGTCCACCAACAAACCGGGAAACATAATCTTATGGCACACAATGAGGCAACGAAGAGTGAAAATACTCATACTTTTATATCTGTTGGTGCAAATCTTCATGATGTTACTTAG